The window GGGAGACGATCGGCATCCGGGACCCGGAGGGCGAGGTCCAGAAGGTCAAGAGCGTGTCGGAACCGGACACGGACCTGCGGGACTACGAGAACGTCCCGCTCGGCGAGGACGTCGAGGACTACCTCAAGCACGAGGTGCTGCCGCACGTCCCGGACGCGTGGATCGACCACACGAAGACGAAGATCGGCTACGAGATCCCGTTCACGCGGCACTTCTACGTGTACGAGCCGCCGCGGCCGCTGGCAGAGATCGACGCGGAGTTGAAGTCGCTGGAGGCGGAGATTCAGGCACTGTTGGGCGAGGTGACGGAATGACCGCGTATCGGATCAAAGATGTAACCCGTATTAATCGTCGAATTCTGCCGGAGGACACTGACCCTGGCTACACTTTCAAGTACATCGACATCAGCGGAGTTGATGGTATCGGGAATATCGATATCCCGAATGAGCACGTTACCTTCGCGGCTGCGCCCTCGCGCGCTCGTCGCCTAGCGCCCAATGGTGCCGTGCTTGTGTCAACAGTACGTACCTATCTGCGCGCGATTGCAGCGGTGCCCGTCAGCCAAGACCCGCTTGTATTCTCTACCGGGTTCGCGGTGCTGGAAGCCGGGCCGGAGATAGAGAGTAGATTTCTCGGGTATTATTGCCACTCACAGCCGTTCGTCGACGATATTGTCGCCAGGTCGACCGGCGTGAGCTATCCGGCCATCAACGCCAGCGAGATCGGCAACCTCGCCGTCCCTCTGCCGCCGCTGGAACAGCAGCGCCGCATCGCCGACTTCCTCGACGCCGAGACCGCCCGCATCGATCGCTTGGCTGAACGTTACCAAAAGTTGTCGGATTTGGCAGTTGAGCGGGCACGAGCAGTAATCGACAAGGCTTTGATGGGGCTCTCCGCAGAATCCTCCGTCCCGGCATCTGCTGTCTGCAGCGCCATTGTGGACTGCGTGAACAAGACAGCCCCAACATCGACGGAGGCGACGCCATACAGGATGATCCGAACATCCAATATTCGTAATGGTGAAGTAAATCTATCGGAGACTTTCTCCGTGGAACGTCGAGTGTTCATCGAGTGGAATCGTCGCGGCACCCCCAGAAACGGAGACATCCTCTTCACACGCGAAGCCCCGCTCGGGCAGGTAGGCATGTTGCACACGGACGCCTCGGTCTTTCTCGGACAGCGCATCATGCTCTATCGGGCAAATGAAAATGTACTCAAGAAAGAGCTGTTGCTCTACAACTTCTTGGGATCACACATGGGCAGGCAATTGCGGCTCCTCGGTGCAGGTTCGTTGCACGAGCACGTGCGTGTTGGAGACTGTCTGAAGCTGCGCATCTACTGTCCGCCGCGTACACAGCAGGATGGACTCGTGGCAGAAATTGAGGCTGGAAGAGAAAAGAGTCTCCGTCTCGCCACGCTCGCAAAGCGACAGCTCGCTCTCCTCGCCGAACGCCGCCAAGCCCTCATCACCGCCGCCGTAACCGGCCAGTTCGACGTATCCACCGCCAGCGGACGCAACGTAACGGACGGAGTTACCGCGTAGCCATGAGCCCCATCCACACGGAGTCCGCCTTCGGGGACGCCATCGTCGCCGCCATGGTCGAGCGTGGCTGGCGCGAGGCGCGGCCGCAGGACTACCGGGCCGATATCGGTCTGGACACCAACGAACTCTTCACCTTCATCGGCGCGACCCAGCCCGATGAGTGGAGCGAGCTGCTCACCGTCTACGGCGGCGACCCGAACGAGGCGCAGCGCGGGTTCGCCGGCCGCCTTGACCAGGCCATCGCCACCAACGGGCTCCTCGACGTCCTCCGTAACGGCGTCAAGGACCGCGGGGTCCTGCTCCGCGTCGCCTACTTCAAGCCCAACCTCGTCGCCCACGACTCCGTGCTGGACGGCTACCGGGCCAACCGCCTCACCGTCGTCCGCGAACTCGAGTACGCGACGAAGCAGGCCGACTGGGGCAACCGGCTCGACCTCGCCCTCTTCCTCAACGGAATCCCCGTCGCCACGGCCGAGTTGAAGAACCCGCTGACCAAGCAAGGGGTGGAGCAGGCCAAGGAGCAGTACCGCACCGACCGCGATCCCACCGAGCTGATCTTCACGCGCCGCGTCGTCGCGAACTTCGCCGTCGACCCGGACCTGGTCTTCGTCGCCAC is drawn from Streptomyces sp. NBC_01232 and contains these coding sequences:
- a CDS encoding restriction endonuclease subunit S, with product MTAYRIKDVTRINRRILPEDTDPGYTFKYIDISGVDGIGNIDIPNEHVTFAAAPSRARRLAPNGAVLVSTVRTYLRAIAAVPVSQDPLVFSTGFAVLEAGPEIESRFLGYYCHSQPFVDDIVARSTGVSYPAINASEIGNLAVPLPPLEQQRRIADFLDAETARIDRLAERYQKLSDLAVERARAVIDKALMGLSAESSVPASAVCSAIVDCVNKTAPTSTEATPYRMIRTSNIRNGEVNLSETFSVERRVFIEWNRRGTPRNGDILFTREAPLGQVGMLHTDASVFLGQRIMLYRANENVLKKELLLYNFLGSHMGRQLRLLGAGSLHEHVRVGDCLKLRIYCPPRTQQDGLVAEIEAGREKSLRLATLAKRQLALLAERRQALITAAVTGQFDVSTASGRNVTDGVTA